The following proteins come from a genomic window of Acinonyx jubatus isolate Ajub_Pintada_27869175 chromosome C1, VMU_Ajub_asm_v1.0, whole genome shotgun sequence:
- the LOC106966432 gene encoding serine protease 40: protein MASARAEGSGPGWQGACVLATALLWLCPLLLRAEPEGTAADVCGKPAVTGKIFGGQNAPDRRWPWQASLLYHGKHICGAALIDAYWVISAAHCFQKSHEPSDYQVLLGYHQLQHPTEHSRQMTVYRVIVHNDFNKRYYMGSDIALLQLHLSVNFTSHILPACLPGPTMKLPLHSSCWITGWGMITEDDFLAAPFQLQEGEVGIIDSEVCKMYFQSPDSSSGEYSIHEDMFCAGDLMTGKSICRGDSGGPLVCKLNGGTWFLMGLSSWSQACRYPIDPSVFTRLTYFSHWISEKRSTLPNPDPSFAPSQDKPPILSDFSSLGTVHKPSTCITIVSLQTFLLLLIFLRIL from the exons ATGGCAAGCGCCCGGGCCGAGGGCTCAGGCCCAGGCTGGCAGGGGGCCTGCGTGCTGGCCACAGCCCTGCTCTGGCTGTGCCCACTGTTGCTTCGTGCTGAGCCCGAGGGAACTGCTGCGGATG TGTGTGGGAAGCCAGCAGTAACTGGGAAGATCTTTGGTGGCCAGAATGCACCGGACCGTCGGTGGCCATGGCAGGCCAGCCTACTCTACCACGGCAAGCACATCTGTGGAGCTGCCCTCATAGATGCCTACTGGGTGATCTCAGCTGCCCACTGCTTCCAAAA GTCCCATGAACCATCTGACTACCAGGTCCTGCTAGGGTACCATCAGCTCCAACATCCCACTGAGCATAGCCGGCAGATGACAGTGTATCGAGTCATTGTTCACAATGACTTTAACAAGCGCTACTACATGGGCAGTGACATCGCTCTGTTGCAACTGCATCTATCTGTGAACTTTACTTCTCAcatcctccctgcctgcctgccggGGCCTACCATGAAGCTGCCCCTTCACAGCAGCTGCTGGATAACCGGCTGGGGGATGATCACTGAGGATG ATTTCCTGGCTGCACCATTTCAGCTGCAGGAGGGAGAGGTTGGCATCATTGACAGTGAAGTctgtaaaatgtatttccaaTCGCCAGACTCCAGCAGCGGTGAATATTCTATACACGAGGATATGTTTTGTGCTGGGGACCTCATGACAGGAAAGTCCATCTGCAGA GGAGATTCTGGAGGCCCCTTGGTCTGCAAGCTGAATGGTGGCACTTGGTTTCTGATGGGGCTGTCTAGCTGGAGCCAGGCCTGCCGCTATCCCATAGACCCCAGCGTCTTCACCAGGCTCACCTACTTTTCCCACTGGATCAGTGAGAAGCGGAGCACCTTGCCCAATCCTGATCCTTCTTTTGCTCCTTCTCAGGACAAACCTCCTATTTTGAGTGACTTTTCTTCTCTGGGCACTGTCCACAAGCCCAGCACCTGCATAACCATTGTGTCTTTACAGACCTTCCTCCTACTGCTGATTTTCCTAAGGATTCTGTGA